Proteins found in one Lonchura striata isolate bLonStr1 chromosome 27, bLonStr1.mat, whole genome shotgun sequence genomic segment:
- the LOC144247547 gene encoding olfactory receptor 14J1-like, translated as MCYDRYVSICKPLHYGNLLGSRACAHMAAAAWASGFLNALMHTANTFSLPLCHGNALGQFFCEIPQILKISCSHSKLRELGLIVPSALLYFGCFVFIVFSYVQIFRAVLRIPSDQGRHKAFSTCLPHLAVVSLFVSSGTFAYLKPTSMSSPSLDLSVSVLYSVVPPALNPLIYSLRNQELKGAVWRLMTGCFQEH; from the coding sequence atgtgctacgaccgctacgtgtccatctgcaaacccctgcactacgggaacctcctgggcagcagagcttgtgcccacatggcagcagctgcctgggccagtggctttctcaatgctctcatgcacacagccaatacattttcccttcccctgtgccatggcaatgccctgggccagttcttctgtgaaatcccacaaaTCCTCAAGATCTCCTGCTCACACTCCAaactcagggaacttgggcttatTGTGCCAAGTGCTCTTCTATATTTTggctgttttgtgttcattgttttctcctatgtgcagatcttcagggccgtgctgaggatcccctcggatcagggacggcacaaagccttttccacctgcctccctcacctggctgtggtctctcTGTTTGTCAGCTCTGGCACATTTGCTTACCTGAAGCCCACCTcaatgtcctccccatccctggatctgtcagtgtcagttctgtactcggtggtgcctccagccctgaaccccctcatctacagcctgaggaaccaggagctcaaagGTGCAGTgtggagactgatgactggatgctttcaggaacattaa